The following DNA comes from Plasmodium vivax chromosome 11, whole genome shotgun sequence.
aggGTATGCCGTTTTGCCTTGTGTGGTTTGCACTTCCCACGTGTGGTGCATTCCCTGTTAGGCGTTTTTACTGAGAGGGAGGgcgttttcttcccttcgCATGTGCAACTGTGGGTATGTTCTCATGAGTATATATGCACTTTGCATACATGTAAATGGTTGATTTGTCTCTCCCTCTCTATGCTCACACCTGACAGGCGAGAGCCACCTCCTGCGTGGCTCACCGCACAGGCGGACGCCGTTTATGAGAAGCCATTCGCGCTTGCCACTACAGCTTCTCTGCTTAATGTGCGCATGGTGCCGGCGGACACATAAaagatgttaaaaaaaaaaaaaaaattataaacgaGTACAGCGTTATATGTGCTGCACAGCATACTCCTCAGTGTGTTTGTGTAGTGCCTATATGCACgtgtatacataaatatacatatatgtgaaaaaagaaaaaaaaaaaaaaaaggagtgttgactttttttttttttttttttgtttagttttcttttcttttttttcccttaccCATTCGCTTTATTAACTCACGTTGCGTGTGGCACCTCGTGCTCCATCTGTGTCTCTCACTGTGGTTTGTTCGCTGTCCTGTGTGGCTGCCCCTTTTGGAAATCAGAAGGAGGAGTGTTTGCTGCGTTGGAAGGAGCGAAGTGAACCGTAGGGGAGGCGAGAAGGCTGCACCTGTTGCCACGTACCATCgaattatattacattacaTTGCATTGCatcactttattttatttttttttttttttcccaaactGTAAACTACGCATTTACAAGGTTTCACTAGAAGCCATTAAACACGAAAGCGATTCCGCTCGGCGGTGTGTGCGGTGTTCACCCGTTGGGGTAGTTGGCAACAGCGAGGCGGAATGAAGGAGCGTGCCAGAAGTGCAATTGTTGCGCGTGTTTCATCGTCTAACGTTGTTGAGATTGGGGGCGATAATTGGTGAACGAATGGGCCACGTGGATCCACGCCAAATACGTTTCGTGGGAGTAGTCAGCGTGGGGAGTATAGCACCTACGATGTTTCCACGCCGCCACTTCGTTTCCAGCACTGAACGCAATTCTTATGAGGTTTGTCTCTTTTTAGTCCACGCGGAGGTTGCGTAACTTTGCGGGGGAGTGAAGGAGGTGGGCCTCTTAATGCGTTCGCGCATATATTCTTGTGTAACCTGGTTGTCGTTTTTTGGGCCACCTGACGAGCAACACGTATTTGGTTGGTCTGGGAGGTGGCTGCTCCTGTGAGATGGGTGTTTGCAGGTTGCAGCTGGGCTACCTCAACAGGATAGGCAACAGCTATATGAGGAACTACCCACCCTGGAGGAGAACTCCCCCCATGGCACTTGCGCAGGAATGAGAAGCTTCGCCCTCCCCTACACCTGCTTCTTTTCTCTCCAGCGATTACGCTGCTAGTGCAGGCACCCTCACttcaaaggaaaaggcgTTCCTTCATCATACGTAGCATTCCTTAATACGCAGCATTCTTcgcgctgtttttttttttttttttttctgcagcAGCAGGAGAGAGGTTAGCTTCGAACAAGctgtatgcacattttttccgcttcgccctttttccgcttcgccctttttccgcttcgccctttttccgcttcgcctTTTTACCGCTTCCACATGGGAGGTAGCGTGGGAACCTTCCTCGCGCTGCTCTGTTTTATGATGACGGTGAAGAAGCCATCAGCCAGAGGGGCGGCGCGAAATGTGGCTACTCCCTTGGCGGCTCACCCATTAACCACTCCACACATATAGGAAGAGTTAATTTTTACCAAATCTGTACGTTgcctttttcaaatttgtgtaGTTGAGGTGGGTGTAGCTGTCCTCTCAGCGCCCCCCTCACCTGTGTGTTCCACGTGTGTCTCATTTGGAAAGTGGCAAAGCGAGCAGTGCGGTCGTGTGTGCGGTGGGATGCCCCTacatggtttttttttatatttatttatttattttttttttccattttgcagcCCCCGTTGGGTGAACTTCCCATGTGCAGCAGTTCGCCCCTTTACGAATGAGCAAACATGAAGTGGGTaggggggaacccccctttGAAGGTAACCCCCCCTTCTGTTGTAGCTGCAGAAATGCGCGCGAAACCGTTGGAGTGTTAAGCGGTCAGTTTGGTGTGCACCAATATGATACCCACACGgaggtcttttttttttcgcaaatgGAATGGCCATGTGGACATTCCCATTCGTCCGTTTGTGTAAAGACGTACAGAGCATTTTATGGTTACCCGTTTATTAAACATTTACACGgaagagacaaaaaaaaagaaaaaaaaaaaggtgatacATTCTTACTGAGGGAGAGGGGCGCACACGGGTGGGCGGCGGCTACGTGTCCATCGTCCAGGTAGCTAACTACCCACATGCACACCTACCTACCCACCTGTGTTTTTCCCCggttaagaaaaaaacccAATGTTCGTGGAAATCATGTCGTTTATGTTTTTCCAGAGGGTCTCCCTCTTCTCCACTGGCCTGACGAACAGCTTCGTTTTGTTTTCATACACAAGTTGCGTTTCGAGGGCGGCCTGCAAAGTGGGTACCATTGAGAGGATGAGGGGGGGGGCTAGTTGTGTGTTGAGCAGGTGGAGCGTATCCTTTTTGGAGACTTGCAACAGTGGGGGGAAGATCACTCCGTTTGGAGCTGCCTCCTCTGTACACACGCGTActgtatgcacatgtatgttGTGCACACCCGAGCGAACGGGGGGATTGCCGCTAGAAGACGCCGCCTCACCTTGGCGAAGTGCGGGTTGCAAAAAACGACGAGGTAGTTGTTTTCCTGCATGAAGGAGGGGATTTTCTCCACCTTGATGACTGGCCCTATCCACTGCATGAAGTTTTTGCACTCGTTCATCGTCGTCTTTTGCGGGAAGTTGCACACGACAATGGTGGAGTCTTCGTCGAAGTCCTTCGGCTGCGGGGGGGCGGCATGAGTGGAGGCGGGCGGTGAGTGGAGGAGAGCGGCGGGGGTGACGGCATGATGGGCCCACTTTTTACGGGCGAGCGCCCCTGCCTTACCGCGTACACATTGGCCAGCTTCCGCTCAGACAAGTTGGACGCGTTCTTCGACTGAGTGACCTTCCGCTTCTGCAGCTCGACGGTCCGCAGCTTGCGGTACGAGGGGTCCATCGTTGGCGGGGTGTGTGGGGGGAGACGCAAGCGGGGGAGCCAAACTGGAGGAAAACTTTCCGCGCAAACAGCCCCTTACgctttgctttattttgtttatttcgcttattttatatttatttgtttatatatatttttttttttttgccgtcccgatttgcattttttttctcttcctctttcCTAACATTCGCGCTTTCGCGCTGATCTCTGTTCCACCAGTTGGTACGTTTTCGCGAGCAAAATAGGCGCTGCCGTTGCGTGTGCAGCTGagcaggagaaaaaaaaaaaaaaaaaaaaaacttacacTTGGGGAATGTGGAGCAGGATTACATAATCACGTAGGAGTTACACAAATGGCAGCTTTAAAAATGCCCATAACGATTTTGCGACAAATGGTTCGCAATTTGAGAagcgaaggagaaaaattgCCGCCATGCAGACCGCTATTATTGGGAGCTGTGCTGACTGTCGTATTGATGCCCCCCCGCGCAACTCTACTGAACGTCTTTTTGCTCCTCTGGGCACTCCTCGCATGTTtaatccttttatttttgggaGGTCATTTTAACCGCCACAGAAGGggagtctttttttttttatttttttttcaccagaACATATGTCCGTACAGTTGTCTTTTGTTAAGGCGCAAATTGGAGACCCCCTCCGCTGTGCCCAAAGGTGATGAGTCACTTGGCCGAGACAAATGGGAAGCAATTAAggcaaaagtgaagaaaggGACGTATCCTTTGGGGGGTATCATACGGCATGCAAACGTGTGCGGTTATTCCTCTCATGAATAAgcactttgcattttttttttttttttttttacctgggTTAATATCTGTTACCACCTTTTTGGAGAGAATTCCCCCTTTGCGGGATGCCCGGTTGGGGGCACATCGAAGGGTGCGATTGTCGCCGTTCATCCGTTCTGCTCGCTCATCTGCGCATTTCCTCCAACTGCGTCGCCAAAATGAGGGGGCTACGCCAGGTTGGCATTCCACACAGGGGAGTAAACCTCACCTGCTGCTTGTGACCCTTCGCAACATTCACATTCAGGGGCGCATTTACAGAGAGTATGTACCCCTAGGGAAAGGTGCTCCCCCATGGGGTTAGCCCATCATGTCAGTCCGCCCCACCACAAGGGGCCATCTCTACTTGGGAGGAGGGTGCCCACCTCTTTCGTTCCTACGCAAGGGTTTCCCTCCCACCGCTGTCCTCCCCATGGAACTGTTTCCCTCCGGACCACGAAAATGCAAACTTGCCATTTGgctaacttttttttgctataaACTTTTTTAGTATGCATCCGAATGGAGTAAATGCTGTTTTGTTAATTATGAATGAATCATAtgatttttgttttttctttttgtttttcgtttttttgtttgtttgttttttttttttttttttttcaaccatACGTCCGTACGCTCGTCAGTGGCTGGCTGGGGGACGCGCCATGCGAGCAGGCGCACACGCGCGTGTACGTACGCAGGGCACATATACacggataaaaaaaaaaataaagcgctGGATGTAGGGGGAGTGTTTCACGTGGAAGGCCCCTTCGCAAAGTggaggtttaaaaaaaaaaacgcgtggGTGGGGAATGCAGGGGGCACGTTGGTCGTTTGCGCTGGCATCCGACAGTTGCTTGGTTGTTGCTTCGTTGTTGTTACGTTGATGTCACTTGGCTGCTGCTTCGTTGCTACTTGGTTGCTGCTTCGTTGCTACTTTCTTTCTCATTGACCGCTACTCGGCCGCTACTCGGCCGCTACTCGAAGCTACTCGACCGCTAACCCGCAGCCGCGCGGTCGGCCCCCTCCCAACAACTCCTGGGAGTAACTGTAAAACTGGCGACAAAgcagattttaaaaaaattaaaaacaaaaaaaaggcacgcACGGGCGCGGACACGCATGGACGAAGGCATAGACGAGGGCATAGACGAGGGCATAGACGAGGGCATAGACGAGGGCATAGACGAGGGCATAGACGAGGGCATAGACGAGGGCATAGACGAGGGCATAGACGAGGGCATAGACGAGGGCATAGACGAGGGCATAGACGAGGGCATAGACGAGGGCATAGACGAGGGCATAGACGAGGGCATAGACGAGGGCATAGACGAGGGCATAGACGAGGGCATAGACGAAGGCATACATGAAGGCATAGACATAGGCAGACATAGGTACAGACAGACAGGTAAAGACAGACGTAGATGCAGGCAGACAGACATGGAACAGACAGACGCAGAATGGGAGACTCACGTGGGCACACAGGCATAAAGACATAGCGAGGGaaggcacacacacacacatacatatatatatatatacatacgcacaGGGAGAGAACACACTGATGAGGCGGGCCGGCGCGCGGGCTGCGGGCCAGTTTCGCAGCCGCTTATTCGTCCTCTTGCGCGCTAACGGCTCAGGCCTTGGCCTTGTTGGGTTTCGGGGCTCTCTGGTGGTCGCTCGGCTTGAAGGCTGTCAGTTTGTCCTCGatttctgcaaaaggggtaggggaaaaaagggggggaaaaggaggagtcATATTGGGGTGAAAAGATATTTATGTAACATTGCTGGGCACagacggggggggagcaccgTTCGATGGGGGTGAAGCGGGGGAGATCATTACAGAGGTGGCTGACGCATCCAACGCCTCTATCGCATCTAACGCCTCTAACACCGCTTACCCTTAATCTTGCCGGTGAGGTCCGCGCGCCGGGTCTCGACATTCTTGACGCTCTCGTCCCGCTTGGTCTCGTAGAACTCCCTCTTCTCGACCAGCTTGGAGATGCAGGAATCCACCTCGTCGAAGCTGACGGGGGGACTTATGCCCGCAGTGACGAAGTAGCAGAGGATGTTCATATCTAATTTGAAGATTTTATGTTTGTCCTTCTTTCCTTTGgctttcttccccttggcaGCGGCATCATCGGTTGGCTGCTTATCCTTCTCCGGGGTATTCACATCCCCATTGGCCTTCTTCGCAGCGTTCGCGTTCGCCGTGTTCGCGTTCGCCGTGTTCGCCGTGGCGCTGCCCTGATTCCTCTTGGCCTCCTCCaatttgttttcctcctGTATCTTCTTTAAGTAAACGAGCATGTTTTCAATCAAGGCGAGCTCCTCCCTGTAGGGCAGGAGGTCTATGTCTTCTAGCTCCTTCTCTAGTGACTGCTTCTCTATTTCTaggtttttcctttccctatCCTCCTTCAACTTTTGCTGCTTAGCCTGCATTAAGTTAATCTTATAGGTCCTATACTGCTGTCTCTTCTCCTCCATCTCAACGGTGAGGTTCCTTCTCTCCACAAAATAGCTGTTCATTTTCTTCGAATAATTGTCTCTCAAATTGTTAAGCTCATTCAATTTGCTGTTTTTCTCTTGATAGCTATTTTGCAACTCCTTCAGTTTAtttctttcgtttttcttttcattcctTAGCTTGTTTATCTGCTCTCGGATGgagtccattttgcttttcagTGGCACAATTGTCTCGTCATCATATTTGCTCGcttcattttccattttgctataCGAGGAGAGTAGCGGCTTGTTCTTGTTCAACGCCTGGATCTGGTTGATGagcagcttctcctcctttatgGAGATCGTTGAGGTCATCAGCTtgttttctatttctttaatttttttttcgatgtCCTCCTCGTTGTGGAACCctatttgcttcttcatgTTCTGGGCATTCACCTTCAACTCCTTCTtgtgcttctgcttcttctccatttCGTCCAGAATGGTTCTCCTTTCACTTTCCAGCTTATCTATTTCCTGCTGCACTCCGTCGATCCTCATCACGatgtccttcttcttcttgttgAAATCCTCCTTGCCCTTGTTCGCCACCTTTATCTCCTTCTGCAGGTTGTCCTAAGGGTGAGCGGAGAAGCAGTCGGTGTGTACGCGAATAGGCGTTAACGCGGTCGGCGTGTTTGCGGCTAACCGgccaaccgcttaaccgcttaaccgctcaaCAGGGGCACTTAcgattttcttcttcacttggTCAATCGACTCCGAAATGCTGTCCAGCTTCTCATTGTAGGCGTCGAAGTCTGGCTTCTCCACCTTTATCTTCTCGGCCTCCGTCATTTTGGCGTTTAAAGGGGGCACGTGGGGGGGTAGTCAAGCAGGCTGACAGACAGGCCGCGGAAGCGGGGAGTGCTTCTcacaaaggaggagaaaaaaaaaaaaaaaaaaaaaaaatagccagaTAGGTAGCTATACAGATAG
Coding sequences within:
- a CDS encoding hypothetical protein, conserved (encoded by transcript PVX_114000A), which codes for MTEAEKIKVEKPDFDAYNEKLDSISESIDQVKKKIDNLQKEIKVANKGKEDFNKKKKDIVMRIDGVQQEIDKLESERRTILDEMEKKQKHKKELKVNAQNMKKQIGFHNEEDIEKKIKEIENKLMTSTISIKEEKLLINQIQALNKNKPLLSSYSKMENEASKYDDETIVPLKSKMDSIREQINKLRNEKKNERNKLKELQNSYQEKNSKLNELNNLRDNYSKKMNSYFVERRNLTVEMEEKRQQYRTYKINLMQAKQQKLKEDRERKNLEIEKQSLEKELEDIDLLPYREELALIENMLVYLKKIQEENKLEEAKRNQGSATANTANANTANANAAKKANGDVNTPEKDKQPTDDAAAKGKKAKGKKDKHKIFKLDMNILCYFVTAGISPPVSFDEVDSCISKLVEKREFYETKRDESVKNVETRRADLTGKIKEIEDKLTAFKPSDHQRAPKPNKAKA
- a CDS encoding hypothetical protein, conserved (encoded by transcript PVX_114010A): MDPSYRKLRTVELQKRKVTQSKNASNLSERKLANVYAPKDFDEDSTIVVCNFPQKTTMNECKNFMQWIGPVIKVEKIPSFMQENNYLVVFCNPHFAKAALETQLVYENKTKLFVRPVEKRETLWKNINDMISTNIGFFS
- a CDS encoding hypothetical protein (encoded by transcript PVX_114005A), producing the protein MDEGIDEGIDEGIDEGIDEGIDEGIDEGIDEGIDEGIDEGIDEGIDEGIDEGIDEGIDEGIDEGIDEGIDEGIDEGIDEGIHEGIDIGRHRYRQTGKDRRRCRQTDMEQTDAEWETHVGTQA